One Fusarium falciforme chromosome 1, complete sequence genomic window carries:
- a CDS encoding DNA polymerase kappa, with protein MTSLDQPEEKPPSPSTEETPELPGETEEVTEDATENLDEDALKTLKYSLLGPSLLKAGQDKVDQTKVSEIIYNASKGSKFFNREEVRDKVLTRKIEQIIARKTELENKDLTRDLRNADRLIAELELSRDLTQHIVHVDCDAFYAAVEQLDRPELKGLPFAVGGGVLTTCNYIARKFGCRSGMAGFVAKKLCPSLILLKPNFEKYNAKAQEVREVLVNYDPRFESASIDEAYLNITEYCQEHQMDPAEAVEQMRSEVHQRTNITVSAGIAANAKLAKICSNMNKPNGQYVLPSDRPTIMAFMRDLPTRKVNGVGRVLERELLEIGIKTCGDLYAQRQFLNPLFGDKTSEFLFKCYLGLGRTKIQPAEEYERKSVGTESTFRDMFDPTQLRDKLRWTAEELEKDMKRAECKGRTLCLKVKLHTFEVLTRQVVLPRAIWLADDLYNHALPILSKLEQDMPGMKLRLMGLRCTHLVSTKKPDTMAFFGFRPRRNDSEDRQSEGNLKRKASDDDGEWEQWPEADLQIDDADGLLEGSSSNQDSPGDSPYRRHGKEIAPNPVKEQAAEEWWDCPICSRPQAADERQFNEHIDLCLSRQTIRDAVQEDGPSIKRDTTPEPKKPRIADKKRGRPRTVDPKQKQLFFG; from the exons ATGACCTCATTAGATCAGCCGGAGGAGAAACCTCCGTCACCATCTACAGAGGAGACGCCAGAGCTCCCTGGTGAAACTGAAGAAGTCACAGAAGATGCCACCGAAAATCTGGACGAGGATGCTCTCAAGACTCTCAAATACTCCCTGCTCGGCCCTTCGCTCCTAAAAGCAGGTCAGGACAAGGTTGATCAGACCAAG GTCTCCGAGATCATCTACAATGCCTCCAAAGGCTCCAAGTTCTTTAACCGTGAAGAGGTCCGCGACAAAGTCCTCACCCGTAAAATCGAACAAATCATCGCCCGCAAGACCGAGCTCGAAAACAAGGACCTCACCCGCGATCTACGCAACGCTGACCGTCTCATCGCCGAGCTCGAGCTTTCCCGTGACTTGACACAACACATCGTTCATGTGGACTGCGATGCCTTTTACGCAGCCGTGGAGCAGTTGGATCGACCCGAGTTGAAGGGCCTACCTTTTGCTGTTGGCGGTGGTGTATTGACAACTTGCAATTACATTGCCCGCAAGTTTGGCTGTCGATCAGGCATGGCGGGCTTCGTGGCCAAGAAGTTGTGCCCAAGTCTCATCCTTCTGAAGCCAAATTTCGAAAAGTATAATGCAAAGGCACAGGAAGTCCGGGAGGTCCTTGTAAACTACGACCCACGTTTCGAAAGTGCCAGCATCGACGAGGCATACCTGAACATCACCGAGTACTGTCAAGAACACCAGATGGATCCAGCAGAAGCCGTCGAACAGATGAGAAGCGAAGTCCACCAAAGAACCAACATTACCGTTTCTGCTGGTATAGCCGCCAACGCAAAACTTGCCAAGATTTGCTCCAACATGAACAAGCCCAACGGCCAATACGTATTACCAAGTGATCGACCTACCATCATGGCCTTTATGCGCGATCTCCCTACACGAAAGGTCAATGGTGTCGGTCGTGTTCTTGAACGAGAACTCCTCGAAATCGGTATCAAGACATGTGGCGATCTCTACGCACAGCGACAATTTCTCAACCCTCTCTTCGGTGACAAAACCTCAGAGTTCCTGTTCAAGTGCTATCTCGGTCTGGGACGCACCAAGATTCAACCAGCTGAAGAGTATGAACGCAAGAGTGTCGGCACAGAAAGCACGTTTCGTGACATGTTCGATCCAACCCAGCTACGAGACAAGCTACGGTGGACAgccgaggagcttgagaaggaCATGAAACGCGCCGAATGCAAAGGCCGCACCCTCTgcctcaaggtcaagcttCACACCTTTGAGGTACTTACCCGCCAGGTTGTCCTGCCGCGCGCCATCTGGCTCGCAGATGACCTGTACAACCATGCCCTTCCCATCCTCTCCAAATTGGAGCAGGACATGCCAGGTATGAAGCTACGGCTGATGGGCTTACGATGCACACACCTCGTCAGCACCAAGAAGCCTGATACCATGGCCTTTTTCGGTTTCCGGCCGCGCAGAAACGACTCGGAAGACCGCCAGTCCGAGGGAAACCTCAAGAGAAAGGCcagcgacgatgatggagaATGGGAACAGTGGCCAGAGGCCGACTTGCAAATCGACGATGCAGACGGCCTCTTGGAAGGCTCGTCAAGCAACCAGGACAGCCCCGGAGACTCACCATATCGAAGGCACGGCAAGGAGATTGCCCCCAACCCTGTAAAGGAGCAAGCTGCCGAGGAATGGTGGGACTGTCCTATATGCAGTAGGCCACAAGCTGCCGATGAAAGGCAGTTCAACGAGCACATAGACCTCTGTCTATCTCGGCAGACAATACGTGACGCTGTGCAGGAAGATGGCCCTTCCATAAAGAGGGACACGACGCCGGAGCCCAAGAAGCCGC
- a CDS encoding Minor allergen Alt a 7, whose protein sequence is MAPKIAIVYYSMYGHIKQLAEAEKAGIEKAGGSADLYQIPETLPEDVLAKMHAPPKPTDVPVLEDPSKLEEYDAFLLGIPTRYGNFPAQWKAFWDKTGKQWASGGFWGKMAGIFVSTASLGGGQETTAQNAISTLTHHGIIYVPFGYAKAFGLLTDLTEVRGGSAWGAGTFAGADGSRQPSAKEIELAEIQGQNFYETVANSQAKAAPVSDSTKPAEAQKETPKKEGNGIKEQKELKEGPCGLPAKCTVQ, encoded by the exons ATGGCTCCCAAGATCGCTATCGTCTAC TACTCCATGTACGGCCACATCAAGCAGCTggccgaggctgagaaggccgGTATCGAGAAGGCCGGCGGCTCTGCCGACCTCTACCAGATCCCCGAGACCCTCCCTGAGGATGTGCTCGCCAAGATGCACGCTCCCCCCAAGCCCACCGACGTGCCCGTCCTCGAGGACCCCTCCAAGCTCGAGGAGTACGAcgccttcctcctcggcatccccACCCGCTACGGCAACTTCCCCGCCCAGTGGAAGGCCTTCTGGGACAAGACCGGCAAGCAGTGGGCTTCCGGTGGCTTCTGGGGCAAGATGGCCGGTATCTTTGTCTCGACCGCCTCCCTCGGCGGTGGCCAGGAGACCACTGCTCAGAACGCCATCTCCACCCTCACCCACCACGGCATCATCTACGTTCCCTTCGGCTACGCCAAGGCCTTCGGTCTTCTGACTGACCTCACCGAGGTCCGTGGCGGCAGCGCCTGGGGTGCCGGTACCTTCGCTGGTGCTGACGGCTCCCGCCAGCCCTctgccaaggagattgagctcGCTGAGATCCAGGGCCAGAACTTCTACGAGACCGTCGCCAA cagccaggccaaggctgcgCCTGTGAGCGATAGCACCAAGCCTGCCGAGGCTCAAAAGGAGAcacccaagaaggagggcaaTGGAATCAAGGAGCaaaaggagctcaaggagggtCCCTGTGGACTCCCTGCAAAGTGCACTGTGCAATAG
- a CDS encoding ANAPC4-WD40 domain-containing protein yields MADFGEYPPNMAPQDALIVREQAEPDHAVVPYTAEDLSRPKAGPANPFKDEANALKRKNVLTGHAEETFLSEHTFRSKHRAVERRGGPEREYQTNAELKAEAARIRATRESKGSATIAEGPGSYVGPWARYKRPEYEVVGEDEELASDEEYEIVEEEEEVVESGTVVKAPAKALERRKEAEEMGDETTTFHGSAEYDYQGRTYMHVPQDLDIDLRKEVGSITNYIPKKQIHAWKNHSKAVTALRFLPGSGHLLLSASADTTVKIFDVYHERELLRTYSGHSKALSDICFNTSGTQFLSSSYDRMIKLWDTEKGVCISKFTTGKTPHVIKFNPDPEHANEFLAGMSDKKIVQFDIRTPNEVVQEYDHHLAAINTITFVDENRRFMTTSDDKSLRAWDYNIPVPIKYIAEPDMYPMTRAAPHPSGKYVAYQSSDNQILVYGANDRFRQNRKKSYRGHNNAGLGIDLDCSPDGQFLASGDSGGYVCFWDWKTCKMYHKLKAGNQAITCVKWHPQETSKVVTAGLDGEIRYWD; encoded by the coding sequence ATGGCAGACTTTGGCGAGTACCCGCCAAATATGGCGCCGCAAGATGCGCTCATTGTCCGAGAACAAGCCGAGCCCGACCACGCTGTAGTGCCTTATACAGCTGAAGACCTGTCGCGCCCCAAAGCTGGTCCTGCAAACCCATTCAAGGACGAGGCGAACGCCCTGAAACGCAAGAACGTCTTGACCGGCCACGCAGAAGAGACTTTTCTGAGCGAACACACATTTCGAAGCAAGCACCGCGCTGTAGAGCGACGGGGAGGCCCGGAGAGAGAGTACCAGACCAACGCAGAACTGAAGGCAGAGGCTGCGAGGATACGGGCGACACGAGAGAGCAAGGGCAGCGCGACGATTGCTGAGGGGCCTGGCTCCTATGTTGGACCATGGGCCAGGTATAAGCGACCCGAGTACGAGGTTGTgggagaggacgaggagctcgCGAGCGACGAAGAGTATGAGATtgtggaagaggaggaagaagtcgtCGAGAGTGGAACAGTGGTCAAGGCGCCGGCCAAGGCGCTGGAGCGAAGAAAGGAGGCCGAAGAGATGGGCGATGAGACGACGACATTCCACGGATCCGCCGAGTACGACTACCAGGGCCGGACATACATGCACGTTCCCCAGGATCTGGACATCGATCTTCGGAAAGAGGTGGGAAGCATCACCAATTACATCCCCAAGAAGCAGATTCACGCCTGGAAGAACCATTCCAAGGCAGTCACCGCACTACGCTTCCTCCCTGGCTCGGGGCACTTGCTGCTATCTGCTAGTGCTGATACCACCGTCAAGATCTTTGACGTGTATCACGAGCGGGAGCTGCTACGGACGTACTCTGGACACTCCAAGGCTCTTTCCGACATTTGCTTCAATACTTCGGGCACTCAgttcttgtcctcgtcctACGATCGCATGATCAAGCTTTGGGATACTGAGAAGGGCGTCTGCATCAGCAAATTCACGACTGGCAAGACGCCTCATGTCATCAAGTTCAACCCTGATCCCGAGCACGCCAATGAGTTCCTGGCGGGTATGTCGGACAAGAAGATTGTCCAGTTCGATATCCGCACACCCAACGAGGTGGTTCAGGAATACGATCATCACTTGGCGgctatcaacaccatcacctttGTTGACGAGAATCGTCGTTTCATGACGACATCCGACGACAAGTCACTTCGTGCATGGGACTACAACATCCCCGTACCTATCAAGTACATCGCCGAGCCGGACATGTATCCCATGACCCGCGCAGCGCCTCACCCAAGTGGCAAGTATGTCGCCTACCAGAGTTCTGATAACCAGATCCTGGTCTACGGCGCCAACGACCGCTTCCGCCAGAACCGCAAGAAGAGCTACCGCGGACACAACAACGCCGGTCTGGGCATCGACCTCGACTGCAGTCCCGATGGGCAGTTCCTTGCCTCTGGTGACTCTGGCGGTTATGTGTGCTTCTGGGACTGGAAGACATGCAAGATGTACCACAAGCTCAAGGCGGGCAACCAAGCCATCACATGCGTCAAGTGGCATCCTCAGGAGACGAGCAAGGTGGTTACGGCGGGTCTAGATGGTGAGATTAGGTATTGGGATTAA
- a CDS encoding Methionine aminopeptidase, with protein MSEPPAKKKCMGADCENEAGSLQCPTCLKLGIKDSFFCSQDCFKKNWGIHKTIHKSQSNILHHFMAPKAISPDPATGYYNPFPNFPYSGSLRPVYPLSPHRTLPKSIPHPVWWQDGDPKYSRSLSSRNKIDILDKAGQDAMRKSCMLAREVLDIAAAAAKPGVTTDYIDEIVHKACIERNSYPSPLNYNHFPKSCCTSVNEVICHGIPDQRVLLDGDILNIDISLYHEGYHADLNETYYIGDRAKADPDTVRVVETARECLEESIKAVKPGTLIREFGNIIEKHAKKRNCSVIRTYCGHGVGKLFHCPPNVPHYAKNKTVGECKPGMTFTIEPMIALGKYRDITWPDNWTSTTIDGKLTAQFEHTLLVTEDGVEVLTARKPDSPGGPIPMPGTENGEAAA; from the exons ATGTCCGAACCccccgccaagaagaagtgcATGGGCGCCGACTGCGAGAATGAAGCTGGATCGCTGCAGTGCCCGACCTGCCTGAAGCTCGGCATCAAGgacagcttcttctgctcgcAGGACTGCTTCAAGAAGAACTGG GGCATCCACAAGACCATCCACAAGTCGCAAAGTAATATCCTCCACCACTTCATGGCTCCGAAAGCAATCTCACCAGATCCAGCTACCGGCTACTACAATCCGTTCCCCAACTTTCCCTACTCCGGCTCCCTGCGACCCGTCTATCCTCTCTCCCCGCATAGAACCCTCCCCAAGTCGATTCCTCACCCCGTGTGGTGGCAAGATGGCGACCCCAAGTACAGCCGCTCCCTCAGCAGCCGCAACAAGATCGACATTCTCGACAAGGCTGGACAGGATGCTATGCGAAAGAGCTGCATGCTTGCGCGAGAGGTCCTCGAcattgctgccgccgccgcgaaGCCTGGTGTGACAACCGATTACATCGATGAGATTGTTCACAAGGCTTGTATCGAGCGAAAC TCGTATCCTTCTCCCCTGAACTACAACCACTTCCCCAAGTCATGCTGTACATCCGTCAACGAAGTCATCTGCCACGGTATCCCCGATCAGCGTGttctcctcgacggcgaTATTCTCAACATCGACATTTCCCTCTACCACGAAGGCTACCACGCCGATCTGAACGAGACATACTACATTGGTGACCGGGCCAAGGCGGACCCTGACACCGTCCGTGTCGTCGAGACGGCACGAGAGTGCTTGGAAGAGTCCATCAAGGCTGTGAAGCCCGGTACTCTGATCCGGGAGTTTGGAAACATCATCGAGAAGCACGCCAAGAAGCGAAACTGCAGTGTCATCCGAACCTACTGCGGCCACGGAGTCGGCAAGCTGTTCCACTGTCCTCCCAACGTCCCCCACTacgccaagaacaagaccgTCGGCGAGTGCAAGCCTGGAATGACCTTTACTATCGAGCCCATGATTGCCCTGGGCAAGTACCGAGACATTACGTGGCCGGACAACTGGACCAGCACAACCATTGACGGCAAGCTGACGGCTCAGTTTG AGCACACTCTTCTTGTGACGGAAGACGGTGTCGAGGTGTTGACGGCGAGAAAGCCAGACTCTCCTGGTGGCCCCATCCCAATGCCTGGCACAGAAAATGGGGAGGCGGCGGCATAA
- a CDS encoding Kynurenine 3-monooxygenase produces MGKPQKIVVVGAGPVGSLAALYAAQRGHEVEVYELRPDLRDPGTIPLNFTRSINLAISERGINAMRHAGQPGLLDHVMATTIPMRGRMIHGRGPTGALFEQSQDYDVKGRAIHAIDRAGLNKRLLDILESMPNVKLFFNHKLTGADYRACKAWFEVQDGSAAKDSRPKEIDIAFDLMIGADGAHSAVRYHLMKFTRMNYQQEYIDTLWCEFQLKPVHTDDTADPMAKFRISPNHLHIWPGKDFMFIAIPSDDGSFTCTLFMPSREFTELENNPSSLPSFFDKHFPGVTDLIPGDELIESFKTNPHLPLISLKCKPYHYGSSCVIVGDAAHAMVPFYGQGMNAGMEDVRILFSILDKHAQIGESNDPSNQSTTSTAAAFERSLALAEYSAVRPFDAHAINDLALQNYVEMRSSVLSRRYRLRKFLEEFMSVHFPRMGWQTKYSRVSFSNEGYLDVIKKSDSQGKVLVRSFFALIASPFFVTAAVFGYKYRRSLAHIIHGLRHLGDHA; encoded by the exons ATGGGGAAGCCTCAGAAGATCGTCGTTGTCGGTGCTGGACCCGTGGGTTCGCTGGCGGCTTTGTATGCTGCGCAGAGGGGACACGAGGTTGAGGTTTATGAGTTGCGACCTG ACCTTAGAGATCCTGGTACTATCCCACTCAACTTCACCAGGTCCATCAACCTCGCCATCTCGGAGCGCGGCATCAATGCTATGCGCCATGCCGGCCAGCCAGGCCTCCTCGATCATGTCATGGCGACTACAATCCCCATGAGAGGCCGCATGATTCACGGCAGAGGACCAACCGGTGCCTTGTTCGAGCAGTCTCAAGACTACGACGTCAAGGGACGG GCAATCCACGCCATTGACCGTGCGGGACTCAACAAGCGGCTTCTCGACATTCTCGAGAGCATGCCCAATGTCAAGCTCTTCTTCAACCACAAGCTCACGGGCGCAGACTATCGTGCTTGCAAGGCGTGGTTTGAGGTGCAAGACGGCAGCGCGGCCAAGGATTCTCGGCCCAAGGAGATCGACATCGCTTTCGATCTCATGATTGGAGCCGATGGTGCTCATTCCGCTGTGAGGTATCATCTCATGAAGTTTACTCGGATGAACTACCAGCAAGAGTACATCGACACCTTGTGGTGCGAGTTCCAGCTCAAGCCCGTCCATACAGACGACACAGCCGATCCAATGGCCAAGTTCAGGATATCGCCCAACCACTTGCACATCTGGCCCGGCAAGGACTTTATGTTTATTGCTATCCCCAGCGAT GACGGCTCATTCACATGCACGCTCTTCATGCCAAGCCGAGAGTTTACAGAGCTCGAAAACAACCCTTCCAGTTTGCCGAGCTTTTTCGACAAGCACTTCCCAGGAGTGACGGACTTGATACCCGGCGATGAGCTAATAGAGTCCTTCAAGACCAACCCTCACCTTCCACTCATCAGCCTCAAGTGCAAGCCGTATCACTATGGCTCCTCTTGTGTCATCGTCGGCGACGCAGCCCACGCCATGGTGCCCTTTTATGGCCAGGGCATGAACGCGGGAATGGAGGACGTGCGGATTCTGTTTTCGATTTTGGATAAGCATGCCCAGATTGGAGAGTCGAACGATCCTTCGAACCAGTCCACGACCTCAACTGCGGCCGCCTTTGAGAgatctctggctctggcagaGTATTCGGCGGTTCGTCCCTTCGACGCGCACGCAATCAACGACCTCGCCCTTCAAAACTACGTCGAGATGAGATCCTCCGTTCTCTCCCGGCGGTACCGACTCCGCAAGTTCCTCGAAGAGTTTATGAGCGTTCACTTCCCCCGCATGGGATGGCAGACCAAGTATTCTCGCGTGAGCTTCAGCAACGAGGGCTACCTGGACGTTATCAAGAAGAGCGACTCTCAAGGCAAGGTCTTGGTCCGGAGTTTCTTCGCACTCATTGCCAGCCCCTTCTTCGTCACGGCAGCCGTATTTGGCTACAAGTATCGCCGGTCGCTCGCCCACATCATCCACGGACTCCGGCACCTAGGCGACCACGCTTGA
- a CDS encoding Homoisocitrate dehydrogenase → MSLRTLRIGLIPGDGIGKEVIPAGRRILEALPASLGLKFDFVDLKAGFETFEQTGAALPDKTVEVLKNECDGALFGAVSSPTQAVKGYSSPIVALRKKLDLYANVRPVKTVLTAAKPIDMVIVRENTEDLYVKQETTHETPEGKVAEAIKRISEKASFRIAAMAGDIALRRQKIRDAGAASIHKSPLVTITHKSNVLSQTDGLFRATSKKALADPKYSSITVEEQIVDSMVYKLFRQPEDYDVIVAPNLYGDILSDGAAALVGSLGLVPSANVGEGFAIGEPCHGSAPDIQGQGIANPIATLRSTALMLEFLNEEEAAAKIYAAVDGNLEDGKLLSPDLGGKATTEEVVADILRRL, encoded by the exons ATGTCCCTCCGAACCCTCAGAATCG GCCTCATCCCCGGTGACGGCATCGGCAAGGAAGTCATCCCCGCCGGCCGCCGCATCCTCGAGGCCCTCCCCGCCTCTCTCGGCCTCAAGTTTGACTTTGTCGACCTCAAGGCCGGCTTCGAGACCTTTGAGCAGACCGGCGCTGCCCTCCCCGACAAGACCGTCGAGGTCCTCAAGAATGAGTGCGACGGCGCCCTGTTCGGCGCCGTGAGCTCGCCCACCCAGGCCGTCAAGGGCTACTCGAGCCCCATCGTCGCCCTGCGCAAGAAGCTCGACCTCTACGCCAACGTCCGCCCCGTCAAGACCGTCCTGACCGCCGCCAAGCCCATTGACATGGTCATTGTCCGCGAGAACACTGAGGATCTGTACGTCAAGCAGGAGACCACCCACGAGACCCCCGAGGGCAAggtcgccgaggccatcaagcgcATCTCGGAGAAGGCTTCGTTCCGCATCGCTGCCATGGCTGGTGACATTGCCCTCCGTCGCCAGAAGATCCGCGATGCCGGTGCTGCTAGCATCCACAAGTCTCCCCTTGTCACCATCACCCACAAGTCCAACGTTCTGTCCCAGACCGATGGTCTCTTCCGAGCCACCTCCAAGAAGGCCCTCGCGGACCCCAAGTACTCCTCCATCACCGTTGAGGAGCAGATTGTCGACTCCATGGTCTACAAGCTCTTCCGCCAGCCCGAGGACTACGACGTCATCGTCGCCCCCAACCTGTACGGTGACATTCTCTCCGATGGCGCTGCTGCCCTCGTCGGCAGCCTGGGTCTCGTCCCCAGCGCCAACGTCGGTGAGGGCTTCGCCATTGGTGAGCCTTGCCACGGCAGCGCCCCTGACATCCAGGGCCAGGGTATTGCCAACCCCATTGCCACTCTCCGATCCACCGCTCTGATGCTCGAGTTCctcaacgaggaggaggctgctgccaagaTCTACGCTGCCGTTGATGGCAACCTTGAGGATGGTAAGCTCCTGAGCCCTGACCTGGGTGGCAAGGCTACCACCGAGGAGGTCGTCGCCGACATTCTCCGACGTCTGTAA
- a CDS encoding Elongation factor G, mitochondrial has protein sequence MRATRAARWLNCRLLFGTQQPSCGSHFFNVSPAVPAWESRRAFSQTKRTCSAAQEALKKAQEDAASLTPEYVAANMDPEEAKRLSRVRNIGIAAHIDSGKTTVSERVLFYTGRINAIHEVRGKDAVGAKMDSMELEREKGITIQSAATFADWKKTENGKEETYHFNLIDTPGHIDFTIEVERALRVLDGAVMILCAVSGVQSQTITVDRQMKRYNVPRISFVNKMDRMGANPWKAVEQINTKLKIPAAAIQVPIGAEDEFQGVVDLINMQAIYFEGPRGTKVRVTDQIPGPLQELVKEKRQALVEKLADVDDEIAELYLEEQEPTNQQIKDAIRRATIARTFTPVMMGSALADKGVQPMLDAVCDFLPNPADVENTGLDKSNEEKTVKLVPYNSLPFVGLAFKLEENNYGQLTYIRVYQGKLTKGSYLFNSRTDKKVRIPRIVRMHSNEMEDVSEVGAGEICAVFGVDCASGDTFTDGGLPYTMSSMFVPDAVMSLSIKPKRTGDADNFSKAMNRFQREDPTFRVHVDPESEETIISGMGELHLEVYVERLKREYKTECITGQPRVAYRETIARKADYDFLLKRQSGGPGDFARVAGWIEPNDKPDENHYESQVVGGHIPDKFLSACAKGFDVACEKGPLLGHKVIGAKMIVNDGATHVTDSSDYAFNLATQMAFRKAFNDAGGQVLEPLMKTTITAPNEFQGNILMLMNKRNATIHDTDIGSEDFTLICDCSLNAMFGFSSQLRAATQGKGEFSMEFSHYAPAPPHLQKELVAKYQAELEAKRTK, from the exons ATGAGGGCAACTCGGGCCGCCAGATGGCTCAATTGCCGTCTGCTATTCGGCACCCAGCAGCCGAGCTGTGGTAGCCACTTCTTCAACGTCTCCCCCGCTGTCCCGGCCTGGGAGAGCCGACGAGCCTTCAGCCAGACCAAGCGCACCTGCAGTGCTGCGCAAGAAGC TCTCAAGAAGGCCCAGGAGGACGCTGCGAGCTTGACACCCGAGTATGTCGCTGCCAACATGGAccccgaggaggccaagcgCCTGTCTCGAGTCCGTAACATCGGTATTGCT GCGCACATCGACAGTGGAAAGACTACCGTCAGTGAGCGAGTTTTGTTCTACACCGGCCGAATCAATGCGATCCACGAGGTGCGAGGCAAGGATGCCGTCGGCGCTAAGATGGACTCCATGGAACTCGAGAGGGAAAAAGGCATCACCATCCAGTCTGCGGCCACCTTCGCCGACTGGAAGAAAACGGAAAACGGCAAAGAGGAAACCTACCACTTCAACCTGATTGATACCCCTGGTCACATCGATTTCACCATTGAGGTCGAGCGAGCTCTCCGAGTCCTCGACGGTGCTGTCATGATTCTGTGCGCTGTTAGCGGCGTCCAGTCTCAAACCATCACTGTCGACCGTCAAATGAAGCGTTACAATGTCCCCCGAATCTCCTTCGTCAACAAGATGGACCGAATGGGTGCCAACCCCTGGAAGGCCGTCGAGCagatcaacaccaagctcaagattCCCGCCGCTGCTATCCAGGTTCCCATTGGTGCTGAGGATGAGTTCCAAGGCGTCGTCGATCTTATCAACATGCAGGCTATTTACTTTGAGGGTCCCCGTGGTACCAAGGTTCGCGTCACCGATCAGATTCCTGGACCCCTCCAGGAGCTTGTTAAGGAGAAGCGCCAGGCCCTTGTCGAGAAGCTTGCCGATGTCGACGATGAGATTGCCGAATTGTAcctcgaggagcaggagcccACCAACCAGCAAATCAAGGATGCCATCCGCCGCGCCACCATTGCCCGAACTTTCACCCCCGTCATGATGGGCTCTGCCCTTGCCGATAAGGGTGTTCAGCCCATGCTCGACGCTGTCTGCGATTTCCTGCCCAACCCCGCCGATGTCGAGAACACTGGTCTGGACAAGTCTAACGAGGAGAAGACTGTGAAGCTGGTTCCCTACAACTCTCTGCCCTTTGTCGGTCTTGCCTTCAAGCTTGAGGAGAACAACTACGGCCAGCTCACCTACATCCGAGTCTACCAGGGCAAGCTCACCAAGGGTTCCTACCTGTTCAACTCCCGAACCGATAAGAAGGTCCGAATTCCCCGTATTGTCCGCATGCACTCcaacgagatggaggatgtcTCTGAGGTCGGTGCCGGTGAGATCTGTGCCGTCTTTGGTGTCGACTGTGCCTCTGGTGATACTTTCACTGATGGCGGTCTCCCCTACACCATGTCTTCCATGTTCGTCCCTGATGCTGTCATGTCGCTCTCCATCAAGCCCAAGCGAACTGGTGACGCCGACAACTTCAGTAAGGCCATGAACCGATTTCAGCGCGAGGATCCTACCTTCCGGGTCCACGTCGACCCCGAGAGTGAGGAGACCATCATTTCTGGTATGGGTGAACTGCACCTTGAGGTTTACGTCGAGCGTCTCAAGCGAGAGTACAAGACCGAGTGTATCACTGGCCAGCCCCGTGTTGCCTACCGCGAGACCATTGCTCGCAAGGCTGACTACGATTTCCTGCTGAAGCGACAGAGTGGTGGTCCTGGTGACTTTGCCCGTGTTGCTGGTTGGATCGAGCCTAACGACAAGCCTGATGAGAACCACTACGAGTCTCAGGTCGTTGGTGGTCACATCCCCGACAAGTTCCTGTCTGCTTGTGCCAAGGGTTTCGATGTTGCTTGTGAGAAGGGCCCTCTCCTGGGCCACAAGGTTATTGGTGCCAAGATGATTGTCAACGATGGTGCCACCCACGTTACTGATTCTTCCGATTACGCCTTCAACCTGGCTACCCAGATGGCTTTCCGAAAGGCTTTCAACGATGCTGGTGGCCAGGTTCTCGAGCCCCTGATGAAgaccaccatcaccgcccCCAACGAGTTCCAGGGCAACATTCTGATGCTCATGAACAAGCGTAACGCCACCATTCATGACACCGATATTGGCAGTGAGGACTTCACCCTCATCTGCGACTGCAGTCTGAACGCCATGTTTGGCTTCAGCTCCCAGCTTCGGGCTGCCACTCAGGGCAAGGGCGAGTTCAGCATGGAATTCAGCCACTACGCCCcggctcctcctcatctcca GAAGGAGTTGGTTGCCAAGTACCAGGCCGAGCTTGAGGCTAAGCGAACTAAGTAA